Below is a genomic region from Streptomyces sp. RPA4-2.
CCTCCCAGATGATGGGTGTCTGGTTCCTGGCGGTCACCGCCGGTGACGCCACGACCGGCATCCTCTCCATCGCCGAGGTCGACCTCAACAAGACGGGCATCGTCGCCCTGGAGGCCACGCTCGCCGTGATCGCCGGCGTCGCGGTCTGGATGTACCGCAAGCGGGTCAAGGAACTGATGGGCGACGTCAACTGACGCACCCGCGCCGGGGGCTTCCCCGGGCCGACGCCCGGCACCCGGAGGGCCACCGCACCACATCGGCGCGGTGGCCCTCCGGCGTTCCCGCGCCGGAGCGCGGGGACGGTTCAGTGCGGGTGGCGGCGGGGCAGGAACGTGAAGACCGCTCCGCCCAGCAGGATCACCGTTCCGGCGACCAGCCCCAGCGCCCTGAGCGCGCCGTGGCTGTCGGAGCCCGTCTCCGCGAGGCCGCCGGATGTCGACGACCCGGACGACGTGCCACCGGACGTGGAGGAGGACCCTCCTCCGCCCGACGCCCCGCCCTCCTGCCGTGTGGTGTCCAGGGTCAGGGAGACCTGTGACGTCGCCGGGGTGCAGGTGGTCGTGGTGCCGAGGGCCGTCACCGTCAGCACACCGGGCGCCAGGGTGGACTCACCGCTCGCGCCGGGCTTGTACGTGCCCGTGAGGTCGGGGACCTCGATCGGATCCCCGGACTTGATCGGCTGGGCGTTGGCCGGCCCTTCGACATGGACCGTGCCCTTGTCCGCACCGCCCAGGACCACCTCCATCGACGGCTTGACCGAGTTCGCCGGGATGTCGGCGGGACTGTCCATCACGGACTTCTTGAACCGGACGGTGAGGTCGAAACTCTCACCGTTCTTCCGTGCGTCGATCTGCACGGGAGAGGTGGCGTTCTTGTCCCCGATCGGCGTCTTGCACGCGTAGGCGACGGAGACCTCCTTGCCGGTGAAGTCCGTCTGTCCCCCGCTGTCGCTCGGGCTCGCCGACGCCGATCCGGAGGGCTGCGTCGACGCCGTGCCGGAGGGAGTGGTCGAGGGCGTCGTCGTCGATGTCGGAGTCGGAGACGGGGACGGGGACGGTGACGTCGAGGAACCTGTCACCTCGATCGTCGCCGCCGGCTTCACCGTCTCGGTCGGGGCGCACTTCGTGTCCGTCGAGAAGGCGTTGATGCTGTACGCGTCCGGGGTCAGCGTGACCGTGCCGGGCGCCGTCAGCTTGAGGGTGCCCTTCATGTCGGAGAGCACCATGGCCCCGCCCTTGGGTATGGCCGGGTTCTCACGGGGTCCCTGCATCGCGAGGTCCGCGGTCTGCGCACCGGCCGCCTTGAGGGTGCCGCTGGGCTGGACCGAGTCGGCCGGGAGGTCGATGAGGTCGGGGTTCTTCGACGCGGCCCGCGTGAACTTCCAGACCACCTCGACCTCGTCGCCCACGCTCGCCGTCGCGGGCGCGGTGATCTGCACCTCGGTGGTGCCCTCGACGGGGTCCAGGCCGGAGGCCGCGGGCGGCACGCACCGGGTCGCGTAGGACACCCCGGCGGCCTGTGCGGGGCCCGCCGCGACGCCCACCAGAAGGCCCGCGCCGACGAACATCAGCGCGAACCCGGTCGCGCTCGCTCTCCGGCCGCCCCCAGGGACTGTTCTCCGCCCGTCCGAGGGGGCGCCTCTCCGCCCTCCCGCCGACGCAACTCTCCATCGCGTACTCACGTGTTCCCCTTCGTCGTCGGACTGTTCTCTTGCGGTGCGGAGAGCTGACCGTTCGCGGTGCCACCGGGATCGTTGTCCGGCGTGAACCACGGCAGGACCGGGGTCGTGGCGGTCTTCGGCACGCGGTTCCCCGCCGCGGCGGACTTCGCCGTCCCGGGCGCGGCGGGTGCGGACGGCGGGGCGGTCGAACCGCCCGGCCTCGGCAGCCGGTGAGTGATGCCGGCCAGCCGCGGGCCCCGGCGCCGGCCCGCACGGCGCGCCAGCCGGCGCGGCCGCACCCGGTCCACCACGGCCATCCCGATCCGGAACACCGCCGCCGGGACGACCACGCACAGCAGGATCCAGAAGAGCGTCACGCCCCAGGGGCGGCCGACGCCCCACGGCTGTTCGGCGAGGACCTTCCCGTCGTACCTCAACGAGACCGTGTAGTCGCCGTGCGCCCCGGCCGCGAGCTCCACCGGGAGGGTGATCCGCGCCTTCCTGCCGGGCGCGACCGTGCCGCGCCACTGCTGTTCCTCCCACTGTGGCGCGAACACCCCGTGCGAGGTGCCGACCTGGAAGACGGGGTCCTTGACGGAGGCGGTGCCGACGTTGCCGACGGTGAAGACGAGGTCCCGGGCGGGCGGCGCGCCGAACCAGGTCAGCACTCCGCCGGAGCCGTCCAGCCGGGTGTCGGTGAGCACCGCCAGGCGTCCGCCGCCCGACTCCTTCGGCAGTGGTTCGACGGGGTGCCCGGCGACCATGAAGACGGTGTCGGCAGCCGCCCGTCCGCCCGTGACCGTGGCGACGTGCACGACGCACGGGCACGGCTTGGGCGGCTCGGTGACCGGCAGTTTCTTCTCGAAGTTCCCCTTCGCGTCGGTGGTGACGGCCCGGCCGCCCGCGTTGGCACAGGAGTTGGTGCCGCCGATCACCCCACGGGACGGCACGGACTGCCCGCAGATCAGCATCATCAGCAGCGTCCTCGGCCGCCATCCGCTGCCGGTCACGGTGACCGAACCACCCGTCCCCGCCTCGGCGGTGGACAGTTCCACCGCCGGTCCCCCCGCCGCGGACGCGACGGACGCGACGGACGCGACGGACACCGCGGCCGTCCCGACCACGGGGACCAGGAGCAGCGCGACCGTCACCGCCCGCACGGCCGCCGTCCGCACCGCCACGCGCGCCCTGCCACCGACGAAGCTCACGACACCGCTCCCGTCCACTCCGCGTCCGTAGGCGCCACTTCTGTACGCGCCACTTCTGTACGCGCTGCGTCCGTACGCGCCGCTTCCGTACGCGCCGGTGCGCACGCCCCGTCGTCCGTCGTACGGCGCCCGCGCCGCCGTACGACGAGCAGCGCGGTGAGCGCGGCGAGACCGCACCCGACGCCCGCAAGCCCGCCCCAGGGCACGAACCGCACCGGTGTGGAGGCGGTGGCGCGCGCCCCTCCCGCCGCCGTCACCGTGAGCCGCACGTCGACCGCGTCCAGCGTCGGCGGGTCGTGCCACGGTTCGGTGAGCGTCACGCGGCGGCCCGGCGGGAGCTCGACCGGAAGGGCCCTCGGGGGTCGGTCGAGGACCCTGCCGAGGACACCGTCGGCGCGTACCGCGAGCTTCGGGGCGAGCACGGTGTTGCCGCGGTTGACGAGCTCGTACGAGATGCGTCCGCCGTGGAGGGTGACGTGCTCGACCGTGAGCGCCGACAGCGTCGGCCCGCCGACCCGCAGCCGTACCCGTACCGCCGAGGAGCGGCCGCCGGAGCTCGCGACGATCGCCCCCGGGTGGTCGCCGGGCGTCGCGCCCGGCGGAACGCTCACGCTGAACGGCACGTCGGCGCGGGTGCGCGCGGGCACCCGGACGGACACCGCGCCGGCCGGCGCCCGGTGTCCCTCCCGCTCCTCGGCGAAGGCGATCCAGGCGCCCGTGTCCGTAGGCCTCCCGGTGGTACGGACGGTGAGGCCGCCGCGCGCGGTGCTGTCGGCGTCCGCGCCGCGCAGCCGGACCGTCAGCGGCCTCGCGCCCGGGTTGAGCACGGACACGGTGTCCTGGAGGACCGTGCCGGGCGTCCCCTCCGCGTAGACGTACGGCCGCCCGGTGCCCGTGCCCGCGGACGGCACGACGGACCAGTCGTCCTCCCCCGCGGCGGCCGGAGGTGCGGCCAGCGACAGCAGCACGCCGACGGCACAGCACAGAACACGGGCGTACGGCATCGGCGGCTCCTGGTCGTCGTACGGGTCAACGCCTCAGCGGCGTGCCGCCTGCTGCCTGCGCGTCAGCCACAGCGCGCCCGCGGCGCCCGCGAGCAGCACCGTGCCGCCGAGCGTGCCGAGGGCCAGCGCCGAGTCGGCGGGACCGGTCTGCGGGAGCTGCCCGCCGGAGCCGGTCTGGGAACCCGACCCGCCCGACCCACTCGACCCGCCGGACCCGCTCGATCCGCCCGAACCGGTCCCGCCGCCCGCGGCCGTGACGTCGAGGGTCAGCGAGGGCCCCGGGTTGTTGGTGGGCGTGCAGGTGGTGGTCGTGCCGAGCGCCTTGATGGTCAGGACGCCCGCCGTGAAGGTGACCTTGCCGCTCTTGGACGGGGTGTACGTCCCGCTCAGGTCGCTGATCTTGATGGGGGTGTTGGCGGGGATCGCGGCCGCGTTGGCCGGGCCGCTCACCGCGACCGTGCCGCTGTCCGCGCCGCCCACCTTGATGACCGCGCTCGGGCTCATCGCTCCCTTGCCCAGCTCGACCGGGCTGGAGGAGACGCCCTTCTGCCAGGACATGGTGAGCTTGTAGGCGCTGCCGCTCCTGACGCTCTTGATGTCGATGGGCGAGACGGCGCTCTTGTCGCCGATCGGCGTCTTGCACTGGTAGTTGACGTCCACCACGGCGGCCTGGGCGGCGGGGGCGGCCGTCAGCACCGCCGAGCCGGCCAGGGCCGCGGCGAGCGCGAGCGCGGCGGTTCGTTTCTGGTACGTCCGGTTCGGCACGGCCTGCCCCTCACTCCTGACAGATTTCTGACGGAACATCAGATCGGCCGTCAAGGTACGCCCGGGGCCTTGTGGAGGGAAGACAAAGCGCGCGCCGGATCTGAGGAGATCCAGCGCGCGTGCGGCACGTACGAAGAAGCGTTGTGACCGCGGGTAATTCCTGGTGGGTGTCAGGCGGGTGCCCCGAGTTCCGCCCATACGGTCTTGCCGGCGACGCCCGGGGTGCGGACGACTCCCCAGTCCAGGCACAGCCGCTGCACGATGAACATGCCGTGGCCGCCGGGCCGTCCGGCGCGGTGCGGGGTGCGCGGTGCGGGCTGGCCGGTGCCCCGGTCGGAGACCTCGACGCGCAGCACCTTGTTGTCGCAGCTGATCCGGAGTTCCTCCGGACCCTCGGCGTGCAGACAGGCGTTGGTGACCAGCTCGGAGACGACCAGCAGGACGTCCTCGGCGGCGGCTCGCCGGTCGGCGCCCTCGGCGGGCAGCCAGCCCCACGCGTGCAGCGCCTGACGGGCGAAGTCGCGGGCGAGCGGCACGACACCGCTCTCACC
It encodes:
- a CDS encoding LPXTG cell wall anchor domain-containing protein gives rise to the protein MPNRTYQKRTAALALAAALAGSAVLTAAPAAQAAVVDVNYQCKTPIGDKSAVSPIDIKSVRSGSAYKLTMSWQKGVSSSPVELGKGAMSPSAVIKVGGADSGTVAVSGPANAAAIPANTPIKISDLSGTYTPSKSGKVTFTAGVLTIKALGTTTTCTPTNNPGPSLTLDVTAAGGGTGSGGSSGSGGSSGSGGSGSQTGSGGQLPQTGPADSALALGTLGGTVLLAGAAGALWLTRRQQAARR
- a CDS encoding ATP-binding protein, whose amino-acid sequence is MSTTRPYSPGDRGPESGEGGASGVSGDGVSVSGRPVAPTADGVSVTVSAGDVGVPSAVRSARRLSFEGESGVVPLARDFARQALHAWGWLPAEGADRRAAAEDVLLVVSELVTNACLHAEGPEELRISCDNKVLRVEVSDRGTGQPAPRTPHRAGRPGGHGMFIVQRLCLDWGVVRTPGVAGKTVWAELGAPA